The proteins below are encoded in one region of Tessaracoccus aquimaris:
- a CDS encoding glycoside hydrolase family 127 protein: MTAPVRLQHGRAPLGITEVTLTPGSYLGDLQDLNASATLPHAIGKLDESGVIANLASPGGEAHRGFGFSDSDLYKTLEAVGWEIARTGTTAFDGFLDSSYRLLRAAQQPDGYLNSWGLSADSPGRWVDLQWGHELYSAGHLIQAAVALNRAGRGELMAIARPVADLIVRRFAHEGTCGHPEIETALVELYRETGEPGYLTSAKGFVERRGNPVQHTKPFGPAYFQDHAPVRDAEDATGHAVRQLYLDAGCVDVAVETGDADLLAAVQRRWDSAHRRRMFITGGMGSHFQDESFGDDHELASERSYAETCAAIADLHLSWRLLLATGEARYGQAMERVLYNAIPAAVSEDGTSFTYANPLQVRTGGRVVEYNSGRQPWFSCACCPPNVARLRASLAAYLAFADDEGLAIALPAAATLELPPQVGTGRVVITGDLEAGSLTVTPEADFLPGMGLRIRVPEWATSPQVDGAPAPVENGWLSLDTAARSTVTLDVTPTAMVADARVDAVRGSVAVQAGPTVLCAEAHDNREVDALAIDPNRPLTGDPTGATGSGAVLATGEALYRRFGEPAGDPEATPVTLIPYREWGRRGRVAMRVWLPTVDL, encoded by the coding sequence ATGACCGCTCCCGTCAGGCTGCAGCATGGGCGAGCGCCCCTGGGGATCACGGAGGTGACCCTGACGCCGGGGTCCTACCTCGGCGACCTGCAGGACCTCAACGCGTCCGCCACCCTGCCGCACGCCATCGGCAAGCTTGACGAGAGCGGTGTCATCGCCAACCTGGCCTCGCCCGGCGGCGAGGCCCACCGGGGGTTCGGATTCTCCGACTCCGACCTGTACAAGACGCTCGAGGCGGTCGGCTGGGAGATCGCCCGCACCGGGACCACCGCGTTCGACGGCTTCCTCGACTCGTCCTACCGGCTGCTGCGCGCCGCCCAGCAGCCAGACGGCTACCTCAACTCGTGGGGGCTGTCGGCCGACAGCCCCGGCCGCTGGGTCGACCTGCAGTGGGGCCACGAGTTGTACAGCGCGGGCCACCTGATCCAGGCCGCCGTCGCGCTGAACCGGGCGGGTCGCGGCGAACTGATGGCGATCGCCCGGCCGGTCGCTGACCTGATCGTTCGGCGCTTCGCCCACGAGGGCACCTGCGGGCACCCCGAGATCGAGACCGCGCTCGTCGAGTTGTACCGCGAGACGGGGGAGCCCGGCTACCTGACCTCCGCGAAGGGCTTCGTGGAGCGGCGGGGCAACCCGGTTCAGCACACCAAGCCGTTCGGCCCTGCCTACTTCCAGGACCACGCGCCGGTCCGCGACGCCGAGGACGCCACCGGGCACGCCGTGCGCCAGTTGTACCTCGACGCGGGCTGCGTCGACGTGGCCGTCGAGACCGGCGACGCCGACCTGCTCGCGGCGGTGCAGCGGCGGTGGGACAGCGCCCACCGGCGCCGGATGTTCATCACCGGCGGCATGGGATCGCACTTCCAGGACGAGTCCTTCGGCGACGACCACGAACTCGCCTCCGAGCGCTCCTACGCCGAGACCTGCGCCGCGATCGCCGACCTGCACCTGTCGTGGCGACTGCTGCTCGCCACCGGCGAGGCCCGCTACGGGCAGGCCATGGAGCGGGTGCTCTACAACGCCATCCCGGCCGCCGTGTCTGAGGACGGCACCTCCTTCACCTACGCCAACCCCCTGCAGGTGCGCACCGGCGGGCGCGTCGTCGAGTACAACTCCGGCCGACAGCCCTGGTTCTCCTGCGCCTGCTGCCCGCCCAACGTGGCGCGGCTGAGGGCCAGCCTCGCCGCCTACCTCGCCTTCGCCGACGACGAGGGCCTCGCCATCGCGCTGCCCGCCGCCGCGACCCTCGAACTGCCGCCCCAGGTCGGCACCGGACGCGTCGTCATCACCGGCGACCTCGAGGCGGGCAGCCTCACCGTTACCCCCGAGGCCGACTTCCTGCCCGGCATGGGGCTGCGGATCCGCGTCCCCGAGTGGGCTACCTCCCCCCAGGTCGACGGCGCACCCGCCCCCGTCGAGAACGGCTGGCTGAGCCTCGACACCGCCGCCCGCAGCACCGTCACCCTGGACGTCACGCCGACCGCGATGGTCGCCGACGCGCGCGTCGACGCCGTGCGCGGCTCCGTCGCGGTCCAGGCGGGCCCGACGGTGCTGTGCGCCGAGGCCCACGACAACCGCGAAGTCGACGCGCTCGCGATCGACCCGAACCGGCCCCTGACCGGCGACCCGACCGGCGCCACCGGAAGCGGGGCGGTGCTCGCCACCGGTGAGGCGCTGTACCGCCGCTTCGGCGAGCCGGCCGGCGACCCGGAGGCCACCCCCGTGACGCTGATCCCGTACCGCGAATGGGGCAGGCGCGGACGCGTCGCCATGCGCGTCTGGCTGCCCACCGTGGACCTCTGA
- a CDS encoding alpha-N-arabinofuranosidase → MTKAIVNLDLPGPLVSRHQHGHFAEHLGHCIYEGIFVGADSEIPNDKGIRLDVVEALKEIGIPNLRWPGGCFADDYHWRDGIGTDRPTVVNSLWGDVVEDNSFGTHEFMHLIDLLETEPYICGNVGSGTVQEMSQWVEYLTRGDDSPMARLRRSNGRDEPWTVKFWGVGNESWGCGGNMRPEHYADLARQYGTYCRDHGDNRLYRIACGANVDDYAWTQTLMSTVGDLGCGCRPADHFQGLSLHHYTFGKSWEEKGSATDFDTDDYFTTVANAWRMDELIARHSTIMDVYDPTRRIGLIVDEWGTWWEPEPGSNPGFLVQRQTLRDALVASVTLDIFHAHAERVEMANLAQAVNVLQAVLVTDGATLTRTPTWHVFEMNQGHGDGSLLPVQWNERPTRSVPQEGPRPDVDLPLLHASVTVKDGRVLVSATNLALEPQEVDLELRGGSVSLDGARLLTASDLHDEEVSVTAFGGASLEGGVLKLRMPATSYVVAELTLEA, encoded by the coding sequence ATGACCAAGGCAATCGTCAACCTCGACCTGCCCGGCCCGCTCGTCTCGCGCCACCAGCACGGGCACTTCGCCGAACACCTCGGGCACTGCATCTACGAGGGCATCTTCGTCGGAGCCGACTCCGAGATCCCCAACGACAAGGGCATCCGCCTCGACGTCGTTGAGGCCCTCAAGGAGATCGGGATCCCGAACCTGCGCTGGCCAGGCGGCTGCTTCGCAGACGACTACCACTGGCGCGACGGGATCGGCACCGACCGGCCCACCGTCGTCAACTCGCTGTGGGGTGATGTCGTCGAGGACAACAGCTTCGGAACCCACGAGTTCATGCACCTCATCGACCTGCTGGAGACCGAGCCGTACATCTGCGGCAACGTCGGCTCCGGCACCGTGCAGGAGATGAGCCAGTGGGTCGAGTACCTGACCCGCGGCGACGACTCCCCGATGGCGCGGCTGCGGCGCTCCAACGGCCGCGACGAGCCGTGGACCGTCAAGTTCTGGGGCGTGGGCAACGAGTCGTGGGGCTGCGGGGGCAACATGCGCCCCGAGCACTACGCCGACCTTGCCCGCCAGTACGGCACCTACTGCCGCGACCACGGGGACAACCGGCTGTACCGGATCGCCTGCGGCGCAAACGTCGACGACTACGCCTGGACCCAGACGCTGATGTCGACCGTCGGCGACCTCGGCTGCGGCTGCCGCCCCGCCGACCACTTCCAGGGCCTCAGCCTGCACCACTACACCTTCGGCAAGAGCTGGGAGGAGAAGGGCTCGGCGACCGACTTCGACACCGACGACTACTTCACCACGGTGGCAAACGCCTGGCGGATGGACGAACTGATCGCCCGGCACTCCACGATCATGGACGTCTACGACCCGACGCGCAGGATCGGCCTGATCGTCGACGAGTGGGGCACCTGGTGGGAGCCGGAGCCGGGCAGCAACCCGGGCTTCCTGGTGCAGCGCCAGACCCTGCGCGACGCGCTGGTGGCGAGCGTCACGCTCGACATCTTCCACGCACACGCCGAGCGGGTCGAGATGGCCAACCTCGCACAGGCCGTCAACGTGCTGCAGGCCGTGCTCGTCACCGACGGCGCGACGCTGACCCGCACCCCGACCTGGCACGTCTTCGAGATGAACCAGGGCCACGGCGACGGGAGCCTGCTGCCAGTGCAGTGGAACGAGCGCCCGACCCGGTCCGTCCCGCAGGAGGGGCCGCGACCCGACGTCGACCTGCCGCTGCTGCACGCCTCGGTCACCGTCAAGGACGGCCGGGTGCTGGTCTCCGCCACCAACCTGGCGCTTGAGCCTCAGGAGGTCGACCTGGAACTGCGCGGCGGCTCGGTCAGCCTCGACGGCGCCCGACTGCTGACCGCCTCCGACCTGCACGACGAGGAGGTCTCCGTCACCGCGTTCGGCGGCGCGAGCCTTGAGGGCGGCGTGCTGAAGCTGCGGATGCCAGCCACCAGCTACGTCGTCGCGGAGCTGACCCTGGAGGCGTGA
- a CDS encoding MBL fold metallo-hydrolase → MTPVWTQVTDRVFVTTVEPHAVNVGLIVGDTAAMLVDSGNTAEQGAELLASATERAGVPVTHVIVTHDHGDHSGGVAGMDGVTSIAHENLTAFEPTRGFSMAVAVDLGDQRVEMVNFGDAHTRSDVIVFVPGERVIFAGDLLEQGGDPQVDETTSLSNWPTVLDGVLGQARTRPGSSPATAPSSTATSPSSSAPRSRCSTARPR, encoded by the coding sequence ATGACGCCTGTTTGGACCCAAGTCACCGATCGAGTCTTCGTCACCACCGTCGAGCCGCATGCGGTCAACGTCGGCCTGATCGTGGGAGACACCGCCGCGATGCTGGTCGACTCGGGCAACACCGCGGAGCAGGGGGCCGAGCTGCTGGCCTCCGCCACCGAGCGCGCGGGCGTGCCCGTGACGCACGTGATCGTCACGCACGACCACGGCGACCACAGCGGCGGCGTGGCAGGAATGGACGGCGTCACGAGCATCGCGCACGAGAACCTGACCGCGTTCGAACCGACCCGCGGCTTCTCGATGGCCGTGGCCGTCGACCTGGGCGACCAGCGCGTCGAGATGGTCAACTTCGGCGACGCGCACACCCGCAGCGACGTGATCGTGTTCGTGCCGGGCGAGCGCGTCATCTTCGCGGGCGACCTTCTCGAGCAGGGCGGCGACCCGCAGGTCGACGAGACGACCTCGCTCAGCAACTGGCCGACCGTGCTTGACGGCGTGCTCGGGCAAGCCAGGACGAGACCCGGTTCGTCCCCGGCCACGGCACCGTCGTCGACCGCGACTTCGCCTTCATCCAGCGCGCCGAGATCGCGATGCTCTACAGCCAGACCGAGATGA
- the hrcA gene encoding heat-inducible transcriptional repressor HrcA, with the protein MLDDRKLNVLKAIVTDYVASREPVGSKALVERHQLNVSAATVRNDMAALEEEGYITQPHTSAGRIPTDKGYRLFVDRLAQIKPLSSAERVAITSFMNGTADIDDLIGRTVRLLAQLTRQVAIVQYPVVQRDEIRHLDLVPLTTERLLVIVVSSSGRVDQTIVDGPVLAEPQLGSLRLRLAAAVVGKSTVDAAAALAGFLEGVAPADRAVAAPTVAAVLEAIAAKPATQVLVAGVPNLAGAEFEQNLRPLLEALEEQVILMRLLGEAAGDDVTIRIGQENTTQGFHSTSLIATGYGSDLQASLGVVGPTRMDYPSTIAAVRAVARYVSRFLNEG; encoded by the coding sequence ATGCTCGACGACCGCAAGCTCAACGTGCTCAAGGCGATCGTCACCGACTACGTCGCCAGCAGGGAGCCCGTCGGCTCGAAGGCCCTGGTGGAGCGCCACCAGTTGAACGTCTCCGCGGCCACCGTTCGCAACGACATGGCGGCACTGGAGGAGGAGGGCTACATCACGCAGCCCCACACCAGCGCCGGACGGATCCCGACAGACAAGGGCTACCGGCTCTTCGTCGACCGGCTCGCGCAGATCAAGCCGTTGTCCTCGGCTGAGCGGGTCGCGATCACCAGTTTCATGAACGGCACCGCCGACATCGACGACCTCATCGGTCGCACCGTCCGGCTGCTCGCGCAGCTCACCAGGCAGGTCGCCATCGTGCAGTACCCCGTGGTGCAGCGCGACGAGATCCGCCACCTCGACCTGGTGCCGCTGACCACCGAGCGACTCCTCGTGATCGTCGTGTCCTCGTCCGGTCGGGTCGACCAGACCATCGTCGACGGCCCCGTCCTCGCCGAGCCGCAACTCGGGTCGCTGCGGCTCAGGCTCGCGGCGGCGGTGGTCGGCAAGTCGACGGTCGACGCCGCGGCAGCGCTGGCAGGCTTCCTGGAGGGCGTCGCCCCCGCCGACCGCGCCGTCGCGGCGCCCACGGTCGCGGCCGTTCTCGAGGCGATCGCCGCGAAGCCCGCCACCCAGGTCCTCGTCGCGGGCGTGCCCAACCTGGCGGGCGCCGAGTTCGAACAGAACCTCCGGCCGCTCCTCGAGGCCCTCGAGGAGCAGGTCATCCTGATGCGCCTGCTCGGCGAGGCCGCGGGCGACGACGTGACGATCCGGATCGGGCAGGAGAACACCACGCAGGGCTTCCACTCGACGAGCCTCATCGCCACCGGCTACGGTTCCGACCTGCAGGCGAGCCTCGGCGTCGTCGGCCCCACCCGGATGGACTATCCCTCGACCATCGCCGCGGTCCGTGCCGTGGCGCGCTATGTGAGCAGATTCCTCAACGAAGGCTGA
- the dnaJ gene encoding molecular chaperone DnaJ, which produces MSKDYYDILGVERDAPPEAIKKAYRRRAMKVHPDVAPDDAEAAEKFKELSEAYEVLSDPNKRAVFDRGGDPMSQGGAGFSGFGGGFPGGFDFTNLVDAMFGTASSRGPRSRVRQGQDALVRLRLELFEAVFGATKPVKVQTAVVCPKCSGKGGEPGSEPVTCGTCDGSGEVSQIQRSFFGDVRTTQACPTCRGYGTIIPNPCTECSGEGRVRTTRTLQVKVPAGVSTGIRIHLEAQGEVGPGGGPAGDLYVELVVDEHDTFRRDGDNLEMVVKLPMTAAALGTTVQVATLEAEWPDSPVEDRSVAVEVPAGTQSGTRIAIKGKGVPRLRGGGRGDLGVTLLVQTPTKLDDKQRELLRQLAEERDETRAEAIAAKGHRGVFGKISEWFS; this is translated from the coding sequence ATGAGCAAGGACTACTACGACATCCTCGGGGTGGAGCGCGACGCGCCCCCCGAGGCCATCAAGAAGGCCTACCGTCGCCGCGCCATGAAGGTGCACCCGGACGTCGCACCAGACGACGCGGAGGCGGCGGAGAAGTTCAAGGAACTCAGCGAGGCCTACGAGGTCCTGAGCGACCCCAACAAGCGCGCCGTGTTCGACCGCGGCGGCGACCCGATGTCCCAGGGCGGCGCCGGGTTCTCCGGCTTCGGCGGCGGCTTCCCGGGCGGGTTCGACTTCACCAACCTGGTCGACGCGATGTTCGGCACCGCCTCCTCCCGCGGCCCGCGTTCGCGCGTGCGCCAGGGCCAGGACGCGCTCGTGCGGCTCAGGCTTGAGCTGTTCGAGGCCGTCTTCGGCGCCACGAAGCCCGTCAAGGTGCAGACCGCCGTTGTCTGCCCCAAGTGCTCGGGCAAGGGCGGCGAGCCAGGCTCCGAGCCCGTCACCTGCGGCACCTGCGACGGCAGCGGCGAGGTCTCGCAGATCCAGCGCAGCTTCTTCGGCGACGTGCGCACCACGCAGGCCTGCCCGACCTGCCGCGGCTACGGCACCATCATCCCCAACCCGTGCACCGAGTGCTCCGGTGAGGGACGCGTCCGCACCACCCGCACGCTTCAGGTCAAGGTGCCGGCAGGCGTCTCGACCGGCATCCGCATCCACCTCGAGGCGCAGGGAGAGGTCGGCCCCGGCGGCGGGCCAGCGGGCGACCTGTACGTCGAACTGGTCGTCGACGAGCACGACACGTTCCGCCGCGACGGCGACAACCTCGAGATGGTCGTCAAGCTGCCCATGACGGCGGCGGCGCTCGGCACCACCGTCCAGGTGGCGACGCTGGAGGCCGAATGGCCCGACTCCCCGGTCGAGGACCGCAGCGTCGCCGTCGAGGTGCCAGCAGGCACCCAGTCGGGCACCCGGATCGCGATCAAGGGCAAGGGCGTGCCGCGGTTGCGCGGCGGCGGACGGGGCGACCTCGGCGTCACCCTGCTCGTGCAGACCCCGACCAAGCTCGACGACAAGCAGCGCGAACTGCTGCGCCAACTCGCCGAGGAGCGCGACGAGACCCGCGCCGAGGCCATCGCGGCGAAGGGTCATAGGGGAGTCTTCGGCAAGATCTCCGAGTGGTTCTCGTGA
- a CDS encoding 16S rRNA (uracil(1498)-N(3))-methyltransferase — protein sequence MTSALFLAEFGDIAPEALITITGDEAHHAVAVKRIEVGETVLVADGRGSAVTAVVEETGRRELTVRVVEVLHPDQPALTWGVAQALAKGDRSDLAVQTATELGTRRILAWQAARSIVRWQGDRGDKSLEKWRATCREATKQARRFFVPDVSFATTADVAEAIALADVALVLHEDAVDHIADIDLPSEGTGLLIVGPEGGITPDELDRFLEAGARAVSISDGVLRTSTAAAVALGQLDVLARRS from the coding sequence GTGACGAGTGCCCTCTTCCTCGCCGAGTTCGGTGACATCGCCCCCGAGGCGCTGATCACCATCACCGGCGACGAGGCCCACCACGCCGTCGCCGTCAAGCGCATCGAGGTGGGGGAGACGGTGCTCGTCGCCGACGGACGGGGATCGGCCGTGACCGCGGTGGTCGAGGAGACCGGACGCCGCGAACTCACCGTCCGCGTCGTCGAGGTGCTCCACCCGGATCAGCCCGCCCTGACGTGGGGCGTCGCCCAGGCGCTCGCGAAGGGCGACCGCAGCGACCTCGCCGTGCAGACCGCCACCGAGCTCGGCACCCGCAGGATCCTGGCCTGGCAGGCCGCCCGCAGCATCGTGCGCTGGCAGGGCGACCGCGGCGACAAGTCGTTGGAGAAGTGGCGTGCCACGTGCAGGGAGGCCACCAAGCAGGCGCGTCGCTTCTTCGTCCCCGACGTCAGCTTCGCCACGACCGCAGACGTGGCCGAGGCCATCGCGCTGGCCGACGTCGCGCTCGTCCTGCACGAGGACGCGGTGGACCACATCGCCGACATCGACCTCCCCTCCGAGGGGACGGGGCTGCTGATCGTCGGACCAGAGGGCGGCATCACCCCTGACGAACTGGACCGCTTCCTCGAGGCGGGGGCCCGCGCCGTCAGCATCAGCGACGGCGTGCTGCGCACCTCGACGGCCGCCGCCGTGGCGCTCGGCCAACTCGACGTGCTCGCGAGACGCTCGTGA
- the tgt gene encoding tRNA guanosine(34) transglycosylase Tgt — protein MSFSFDVTHRLDDAPGRVGVIHTPHGDIETPAFVVVGTKATVKAVLPETVADLGAQAVLANAYHLYLQPGSDLIDEAGGLGAFMNWPGPTFTDSGGFQVMSLGAGFKKVLAMDTAGLQNDDVIAEGKTRMAHVDEDGVTFKSHLDGTRHRFTPEISMRIQHELGADIMFAFDELTTLMNTRGYQEASVERTHRWAERCLAAHAQLTRERADKPYQALFGVIQGAQYEDLRRSAARGLAELEVDGQSFDGFGLGGALEKENLGTIIGWMVDELPDDKPRHLLGISEPDDFFAAIEMGADTFDCVNPSRVARNAAIYTADGRYNVNTARHRRSFVPLEEGCDCYTCQHYTRAYLHHLFKAKEMLASTLATIHNERFTVRLVDAIRAAMRAGDFYAYRDEFLGRFYSTEPA, from the coding sequence GTGAGCTTCTCCTTCGACGTCACGCACCGGCTGGACGACGCACCCGGCCGGGTCGGCGTCATCCACACCCCGCACGGCGACATCGAGACCCCGGCCTTCGTGGTCGTCGGCACCAAGGCCACCGTAAAGGCCGTGCTGCCTGAGACCGTCGCCGACCTCGGTGCCCAGGCGGTGCTCGCCAACGCCTACCACCTGTACCTGCAGCCCGGCTCCGACCTGATCGACGAGGCGGGCGGGCTCGGCGCGTTCATGAACTGGCCCGGCCCCACCTTCACCGACTCCGGCGGCTTCCAGGTGATGAGCCTCGGCGCAGGGTTCAAGAAGGTCCTCGCCATGGACACCGCGGGCCTGCAGAACGACGACGTGATCGCCGAGGGCAAGACCAGGATGGCCCACGTCGACGAGGATGGCGTCACCTTCAAGTCGCACCTCGACGGAACCAGGCACCGCTTCACCCCCGAGATCTCGATGCGCATCCAGCACGAACTGGGCGCCGACATCATGTTCGCCTTCGACGAGTTGACCACGCTGATGAACACCCGCGGCTACCAGGAGGCCTCCGTCGAGCGCACCCACCGCTGGGCGGAACGCTGCCTCGCTGCGCACGCCCAGCTCACCAGGGAGCGCGCAGACAAGCCGTACCAGGCGCTGTTCGGCGTCATCCAGGGCGCCCAGTACGAGGACCTGCGCCGCTCGGCGGCCCGCGGACTTGCAGAACTGGAGGTCGACGGGCAGTCGTTCGACGGCTTCGGCCTCGGCGGCGCGCTCGAGAAGGAGAACCTCGGCACCATCATCGGCTGGATGGTCGACGAACTGCCCGACGACAAGCCACGGCACCTGCTCGGCATCTCGGAGCCCGACGACTTCTTCGCGGCCATCGAAATGGGCGCCGACACGTTCGACTGCGTCAACCCGTCGCGCGTGGCCCGCAACGCGGCCATCTACACCGCGGACGGGCGCTACAACGTCAACACCGCCCGCCACCGGCGCTCCTTCGTGCCGCTGGAGGAGGGCTGCGACTGCTACACGTGCCAGCACTACACGCGGGCCTACCTGCACCACCTGTTCAAGGCGAAGGAAATGCTCGCCTCCACGCTGGCGACCATCCACAACGAGCGCTTCACCGTCCGACTGGTCGACGCGATCCGGGCAGCCATGCGGGCGGGCGACTTCTACGCCTACCGCGACGAGTTCCTCGGCAGGTTCTACTCCACCGAGCCCGCGTAG
- a CDS encoding queuosine precursor transporter gives MPPVSDEQQRPRFATRPAGVYDVVVALFCALLLISNVAAVKLIQFGPDVDLLGFPLLPIITDGGALLFPLTYVLGDVLAEVYGWAGARRAIAIGFATSVVASVTFLIVGAAPPAADWGNQEAFVSILGFVPRIVVASLLGYAVGQLLNAWVLVRLKRRTREGSLWARLLGSTVVGEAADTTIFCIVAFAGIITGGTLINYILVGYLYKVAIEALFLPITYQVIKLVKRREPSYAGSVE, from the coding sequence GTGCCCCCAGTTTCAGACGAGCAGCAGCGGCCGCGCTTCGCCACCCGCCCGGCGGGTGTCTACGACGTGGTCGTTGCGCTGTTCTGCGCCCTGCTGCTGATCTCGAACGTGGCCGCGGTGAAGCTGATCCAGTTCGGCCCCGACGTCGACCTGCTCGGTTTTCCGCTGCTTCCGATCATCACCGACGGCGGGGCGCTGCTGTTTCCGCTGACCTACGTGCTCGGCGACGTGCTCGCCGAGGTGTACGGCTGGGCGGGCGCCCGCAGGGCCATCGCGATCGGGTTCGCCACCTCGGTGGTGGCCTCGGTGACGTTCCTGATCGTCGGGGCGGCGCCGCCCGCGGCCGACTGGGGCAACCAGGAGGCCTTCGTGTCGATCCTCGGGTTCGTGCCGCGGATCGTGGTCGCGTCGCTGCTCGGCTACGCCGTCGGGCAGTTGCTCAACGCGTGGGTGCTGGTGCGGCTCAAGCGCCGCACCCGCGAGGGGTCGCTCTGGGCCCGGCTGCTCGGCTCGACGGTGGTCGGAGAGGCCGCCGACACCACCATCTTCTGCATCGTCGCGTTCGCTGGCATCATCACCGGCGGAACGCTGATCAACTACATCCTGGTCGGCTACCTGTACAAGGTCGCCATCGAGGCGCTGTTCCTGCCGATCACCTATCAGGTGATCAAGCTCGTCAAGCGCCGCGAGCCGAGCTACGCGGGCTCGGTGGAGTAG
- a CDS encoding DUF5709 domain-containing protein, with translation MDELENEVVPEDSEQLDQLQPGDSLINRGVKDVLDEGYIAPDGWSVAQGYGNTPAEMRQGETIDMRVKQEEPEPKDSQANWNPHGETRQVGTERAGRLMSVQGSGREDTLGVDVGISGGAASAEEAAMHIITDDEDDDPILED, from the coding sequence ATGGACGAACTGGAGAATGAGGTTGTACCGGAGGACTCGGAGCAGCTCGATCAGCTGCAGCCGGGCGACTCCCTGATCAACCGCGGCGTCAAGGATGTCCTGGACGAGGGCTACATCGCCCCTGACGGCTGGTCGGTCGCCCAGGGCTACGGGAACACCCCCGCCGAGATGCGGCAGGGTGAGACCATCGACATGCGCGTCAAGCAGGAGGAGCCCGAACCCAAGGACTCGCAGGCCAACTGGAACCCGCACGGCGAGACCCGACAGGTCGGCACCGAGCGTGCCGGGCGGCTGATGTCGGTGCAGGGCAGCGGGCGCGAGGACACCCTCGGCGTCGACGTCGGCATCAGCGGCGGCGCCGCGAGCGCCGAGGAGGCCGCGATGCACATCATCACCGACGACGAGGACGACGACCCCATCCTCGAGGACTGA
- a CDS encoding PhoH family protein translates to MTSHSLDQQPASRTVAVPTSIDMINLLGPRDDFLRILEDHLDADLHVRGGRITLSGEAAGVAKAAEVLTELITILRTGQGLTGETVERVIQMSDDPASTASEILTHNIVSSRGRTVRPKTLNQKRYVDAIDSHTVVFGIGPAGTGKTYLAMAKAVQALQAKEVSRIILTRPAIEAGERLGFLPGTLNDKIDPYLRPLYDALHDMVDADSVPKLLTSGTVEVAPLAYMRGRTLNDAFIILDEAQNTSMEQMKMFLTRLGFGSRVVVTGDVTQIDLPGGVKSGLRGVQQVLDGIDDIAFCTLTARDVVRHKLVGRIVAAYDQFESLNKDRRAPK, encoded by the coding sequence CTGACCAGCCATTCGTTGGACCAGCAGCCCGCGAGCCGCACCGTGGCGGTGCCCACGTCGATCGACATGATCAACCTGCTCGGCCCCCGCGACGACTTCCTCCGCATCCTCGAGGACCACCTCGACGCCGACCTCCACGTCAGGGGCGGACGCATCACCTTGTCAGGTGAGGCAGCGGGCGTTGCGAAGGCGGCCGAGGTGCTCACCGAACTCATCACCATCCTGCGCACCGGCCAGGGCCTGACCGGCGAGACCGTTGAGCGCGTCATCCAGATGAGCGACGACCCCGCGTCGACCGCCTCCGAGATCCTGACGCACAACATCGTCTCCTCCCGTGGTCGCACCGTCCGCCCCAAGACGCTGAACCAGAAGCGCTACGTCGACGCCATCGACAGCCACACCGTCGTGTTCGGCATCGGCCCGGCAGGCACCGGCAAGACCTACCTCGCGATGGCGAAGGCAGTGCAGGCGCTGCAGGCCAAGGAGGTCAGCCGCATCATCCTGACCCGGCCCGCCATCGAGGCGGGGGAGCGGCTCGGCTTCCTGCCCGGAACGCTCAACGACAAGATCGACCCGTATCTGCGGCCGCTGTACGACGCGCTGCACGACATGGTCGACGCGGATTCGGTCCCGAAGCTGCTCACCTCCGGCACCGTGGAGGTCGCCCCGCTCGCCTACATGCGCGGACGCACGCTCAACGACGCGTTCATCATCCTCGACGAGGCGCAGAACACCTCGATGGAGCAGATGAAGATGTTCCTCACCCGGCTCGGGTTCGGCTCGAGGGTCGTGGTGACCGGCGACGTGACCCAGATCGACCTGCCCGGAGGCGTCAAGAGCGGCCTGCGCGGGGTGCAGCAGGTCCTCGACGGCATCGACGACATCGCGTTCTGCACGCTCACCGCCAGGGATGTGGTGCGGCACAAGCTGGTCGGCCGTATCGTTGCGGCGTACGACCAGTTCGAGAGCCTGAACAAGGACCGGAGAGCCCCCAAGTGA
- the ybeY gene encoding rRNA maturation RNase YbeY yields the protein MIDINNESGVEADELGLVALSRYALDQLRIHPQADLSIVLVDEETMTQYHERFMDLPGPTDVMSFPMDELRAPDEDEEPPLGLLGDIVICPQITSQQAAENGREPAAEIEYLLIHGLLHLLGHDHAEPEEKAVMFALNDRIIAGWELARTGTA from the coding sequence GTGATCGACATCAACAACGAGTCCGGCGTCGAGGCAGACGAGCTGGGGCTCGTGGCCCTTTCGCGCTATGCGCTCGACCAGTTGCGGATCCACCCCCAGGCCGACCTGTCGATCGTGCTCGTCGACGAGGAGACCATGACGCAGTACCACGAGCGTTTCATGGACCTTCCGGGCCCGACAGACGTGATGAGCTTCCCGATGGACGAGCTCCGCGCACCCGACGAGGATGAGGAGCCCCCGCTCGGGCTGCTCGGCGACATCGTGATCTGCCCGCAGATCACCAGCCAGCAGGCGGCCGAAAACGGGCGGGAGCCAGCAGCCGAGATCGAGTATCTGCTCATCCACGGCCTGCTGCATCTGCTCGGCCACGACCATGCGGAGCCGGAGGAGAAGGCGGTCATGTTCGCGCTGAACGACCGGATCATCGCTGGCTGGGAACTGGCCCGCACAGGCACCGCCTGA